A single window of Oxyura jamaicensis isolate SHBP4307 breed ruddy duck chromosome 3, BPBGC_Ojam_1.0, whole genome shotgun sequence DNA harbors:
- the GJE1 gene encoding LOW QUALITY PROTEIN: putative gap junction epsilon-1 protein (The sequence of the model RefSeq protein was modified relative to this genomic sequence to represent the inferred CDS: deleted 1 base in 1 codon; substituted 1 base at 1 genomic stop codon) has product MGMSPEGQKGTVPPPLPCRRGAAWGSRRAGLRIGWEVGSPSGNPSAKHGSSQFTQLKPQRFETQDAATKPVSIPAGLRPPRVIGXFHTLCFGSVCMFFLGILGFAVYGNETLHFSCDPDDREVNLFCFQCGPIIPQVFWTLQLVIVMVPGAFFHLYATSKSIKQEDILQKMSYTIFYIFSVLLRIILEVVAFRLQIQLFGFEVNAIYMCNVAALDKIFNITSCMVPEGIENTIFLPAMYTFTMITLVLCVAEFFEITFRRLYVS; this is encoded by the exons ATGGGGATGTCCCCGGAGGGGCAGAAGGGGACGGTGCCCCCGCCGCTGCCATGCCGGAGAGGCGCCGCCTGGGGAAGCCGAAGAGCTGGCCTCCGCATCGGGTGGGAGGTGGGGTCGCCTTCGGGAAACCCGTCTGCCAAGCACGGATCTTCCCAGTTCACGCAGCTGAAACCACAGCGCTTTGAAACGCAGG ATGCTGCAACTAAACCTGTCAGCATCCCAGCTGGG CTCAGGCCACCAAGGGTAATTGGCTAGTTCCACACCCTTTGCTTTGGCTCAGTCTGTATGTTTTTCCTTGGCATTTTGGGCTTTGCTGTTTATGGAAATGAAACCTTGCATTTCAGCTGCGACCCAGATGACAGGGAGGttaatcttttctgtttccagtgcGGCCCTATAATTCCTCAG GTATTCTGGACATTACAGCTGGTGATTGTAATGGTACCCGGagcattttttcacctttatgCCACAAGTAAGAGCATCAAACAGGAAGACATCCTCCAGAAGATGTCCTACACTATC TTTTAtatcttctctgttttgttaagGATTATTCTTGAAGTTGTGGCTTTTAGGCTTCAGATTCaactttttggttttgaagtGAATGCAATATACATGTGTAATGTGGCAGCacttgataaaatatttaacattacCTCATGCATGGTGCCAGAGGGcattgaaaatacaattttccttcctgctatGTACACTTTCACCATGATTACATTGGTCTTGTGCGTTGCTGAATTTTTTGAGATCACATTTAGAAGGCTATATGTTTCATAA